AAGAGCAGCAGCGCCGGGCCGAAGTCGTTCATCGCCGCCATGATGACGAGGGCCACGCCCCACACGACGAGGATCGGGCCGAGGTCGCGCAGACGCGGGAACTGGAGGCCGAGGACGTTGCGCCCGGCGACGGTGAACAGGCTGCGCTTGTTGACGAGCAGCGCGGCGAAGAACAGCAGGAGCATGATCTTCGAGAACTCGCCCGGCTGGATGGAGAACGGGCCGACCGAGATCCACACCTTCGCGTCCGCCGACGTCGACGACGGCCACACGATCGGCAGCGCGAGGAGCACGAGACCGGCGACGCCGAGGAGGTAGGAGTAGTTGTGCAGGCTGCGGTGGTCACGGAGGAAGACGGTGACGACGACCATCAGGGCGACGCCGACGACCGTCCACATGACCTGGCCGGACACCGGCGGGGAACTCTCCGACCCGAGGTTGAGCCGGTAGATCATCGTCAGGCCGACCGCGTTGAGCACCGCGACGACCGGCAGCATGATCTGGTCGGCGTAGGGCGCCCGCCAGCACAGGACGAGGTGGGCGACGGCGAAGATCGCGACGTACCCGCCGACGAGGCCGAGCATCCCGGTCGTCACCTCGTTGCCCTGCGAGATCTCGAGGGCGGCGAGGGCCACCGCGAGGACGACCGCCGAGAGCAGCAGCAGGCCGAGTTCGAGCATCCTGGCCTTCACGTCAGCTCACCTCCCGGCAGGACACGCCCGGGGTCGTGAGGTCCTCCGGGTCCGCGTCCCCGGTCCGCGGGGCCGCGGAGGGGGTGGCGGGTGCCGACGGGGCCGCCCCGGGGGTCGCGGGTGCCGACGTCGCGGCGGGCGCGCCGGGACGGTCTCCCCGGTCGCCGGCCGCGCCGGGGGCGGTGCGCTCGCGCGTGACGCACGCGGGCAGGGTCTGGCCGGCGAGGCGCTGGATCTGGCCCTGGACCGCGTCGAAGCTGTCCTGCGGCAGGCCCTCGAGGGTGCCCCGCGCCGCCGGGGTGAGGTCGCGCGTCGTGAAGCGGTGGCACGAGGAGTCCGACCCGGGGTCGAGCAGCCGCACCTGGGCGGTCGGCGTGAGGCAGACGTCCTTCGACCGGGAGTGGAGCGAGACGCCGAGCACGGACCCGGGGACGCCGTTGTCGACGACGATCCGGTCCCCGTCCGTCGTCACGTAGTAGGTGTCCCCGATGCGCTGGTAGGCGTACCACCCGCCCGCACCGGCGGCGACGAGGAGGACGACGACGACCGCGAGCGTGACCCACAGCCCGCGGCGGCGCGGCCGGGTCGCCCCGGTGTCACCGCCGGCGTGGAGGTCCGCGCCGTCGTGGCCGGCGGCGACGCCGGCACCGGCGACCGTCGCGTCCGCGCCCCGGGAGGCACCCCGGCGCCCGCGCCGGCCGGCGGGCCGGCGGGCGGGGCGACGGCGGCGGCCCGGGCGGGCGGCGGTCTGGCCGTCCGCGGGCTCGTCGGGCTGACCGGGGACGGTGCCGGCGGCACCGGCTGTCCCGGCCGCACCGGCGGCGCCGAGCGGGTGCGCGGCACCGGCGGCACCGCCGGCCGGGGTCGTGGCCGGGTCCGTGGCGGGGTCCGTCGCGGCCGCACCCGCGGCACCGGCGGCCGCCGCGCCACCCGGGGTGGCGTCCCCCGCGCCGGGCGCGGAGGCGGGGCCGGGGGTCCCGGCGGAGGACGGCGTCGTCCCCCCTCCGGGAGCGGGGGCGGACCCCGCGGCGGCCCCGGGGGTGAGCGTCGGGCCCGCACCGGAGGTGCTGTGGGCGCTCGTCCCGTGGCTCGCGTTCGCCGCGCGGGTGAGGACCCGGAAGCCGACCGCACGGCTCGCCGCCGTGTCCGGCCGGGGGATCTCCGGGGCGTCGAGGTTCACGGCCCCGCTGAGCACCGGGTCGGCGGGCAGGCCGGGCGTCGCGGCGTCGACGACGTCCGCGACGACGACCGTGACGTTGTCCGGCCCGCCGCCGCGCAGGGCGATCTCGATGAGCCGGCGGCTCACCTCCGCGGGGGTGCCCTGGTCGAGGATCTCCTTGATCGTGTCCCGGCTCACCGGGTCGGACAACCCGTCCGAGCACAGCAGGTACCGGTCGCCCTCCCGGGCCTCGCGGACGGAGAGCGTCGGCTCCACCGCCCGGCCGGTGAGGGCCTTGAGGATGAGCGAGCGCTGCGGGTGGGAGCTCACGTCCTCCGGGTCGAGCTTGCCGTCGTCGACGAGGGACTGGACGAACGTGTCGTCCTTCGTGATCTGGGTGAGCTCCCCGTCGCGGAGGAGGTACGCCCGCGAGTCGCCGACGTGGCAGAGGCCCAGCCGGTCGCCGTCGAAGAGCAGGGCGGTGAGCGTGCAGCCCATGCCCTCCTGCGACGGGTGCTCCTCGACGTAGGCGGCGATCGCCCGGTTGCCCTCGTCCGTCGCCTCCGCGAGGCGGGTGAGCAGGCGGGACCCCGGGGCGTCCTCCTCCAGGTGCGCGAGCGCGCTGATGAGCAGCTGGGAGGCGACCTCCCCGGCCGCGTGACCCCCCATGCCGTCCGCGAGGGCCAGCAGGCGCTGGCCGGCGAACGCGGAGTCCTCGTTGTTGGTGCGGACCAGCCCGACGTCGGAGGCGGCGGCGTAGTTGAGGGTCAGGGTCATGCTTCCATCCTCACGTGGGTCTGGCCGATGCGGATCTCCTGCCCGGCGCTGAGACTCTCCGGCTGGTCGATGCGGAGCCCGTCGAGGAAGGTCCCGTTGCGGGAGTCGAGGTCCTCGACGTACCAGCCCGACCCGGTGTTGCTGAGGCGGGCGTGGGACGCGGAGGCGAAGTCGTCCTCGACGACGAGGGTGCACGCCGCGGACCGGCCGATTGTGACCTCGCGGTAGCCCTCGAGGTCGAGGGTCGTCCCCGCGAGGGGTCCCGTGGTGAGCGTGAGCGACCGGGGGGCGGGGGCCCGCCGCAGACCACGTCCGAGGCGGGACCGCCCGGCCGGCTGACCTGCGGGGACGCCGCCGGCGGCGACGACCGGCGGGACCGGGTCGGCGGCCGCGCGGAGCCCGGAGGCCCGGTTCGCGTCCGCCCGGAGGGCGCGGAGGGTCATCCAGACGAAGAACCACAGCAACACCAGCAGGCCGATCTTGGCGAGCAGTAGCACAGTGGTCTGCATGGGCTCTCAACTCCTTGGATGGTCGGGGTGCGGCCGGGCGGGCCCCGACGGCGTGGGAGGACGCCCGGCCGACATCCGCGCGACGTGCCCGGATGGACAGGCCGAACAGGTGGTCCGTGCAGTTCCGCCCCGCGACGGCCGCGGAGCAGGTAGACGTGCCGTCGAGCCTATGTCATCGGAGAGGTCAATTCTAGACACCCCCCGCGGCCGCCCGGGCGGGGTGGGCCCGCCCGCCCCCGGCCCGGTCAGGAGAACCGGACCTCGATCTCGCTGTGGCCCATCGCGATGACGTCGCCGTCGGCGAGGAGCCAGTTGTCCACGGGGATCTCGTTGACGGTGGTGCCGTTCGTGGACTGCAGGTCGGTGAGCACGGCGTCGTACCCGTCCCACGTGATGTCCGCGTGCTGCCGGGACACACCCGTGTCGGGGATGCGCAGGTCGACGGCGTTCCCGCGGCCGACGAGGTTCGACCCGTGGCGCAGGACGAACGTGCGGTCCGAGCCGTCGCGCAGGTGTAGCGAGACCTGCGCCTCCGGGACGGCCGGGTCCCGGTCGGCGCCTTCGGCCCCGTCCTCCGCGTGGGCGCCGTGGCCGCGCCGGCCCGCGCCGCCGCTCACCGGGTCCGGCATGTTCGAGTGGGTGACGACCTCGGTGCCGGGGTAGCTGTGCGGGGTGTACGGCGGCTCGGTGGTCGTGTCGTCCGGGTTGACGTCCTCCGGGGTCCTGGCCTGCGGGTACGCGGTCTCGCCGGGGTGGGGGAGGGGGTCGGGCCGCTCCTGGGGTTCGGAGTCGCGCCGCGGCTCCGGCCAGCCGTCGGCGGGGGCGGCGGACCGGTCGTCCCGCCCGTCGCGGCTGAGCCCGGTGCCGTGTCCGGGGTTGACGACGCTGCCCAGCGCCGCGGAGGCCCCGGCCGCCCCGGCGACGTCCGCGGCCGACCCGTCGCGGGCCCCGCCGGTGTCCGGCCGCTGACCGGCGGCGTGGTCCGGCTCGTGCTCCGGGGAGGGGGCGTCGTACTCCTTCCCGGCGACGGAGCGCCGGGCCGGCCCCGCCCGGTGGGGCCACTCGACCTGGCCGTCGGCGGCCGGCGCGGGGTCCCAGTGGTCGGCACCGGCCCCACCCCCGGCGGCGTACCCGCCGGCGGCACCGTCGGCGCTGTCCGCGCTGTCCGCCCCGTCCGCGCCGCCGGGCGCGACCGGGCGGCGGAAGTGGGACACGGCCTTGAGCTGGCCGGTGTGCAGGGAGCTGTCCCGCACGATGTCGACGGCGACGACCTCGTCGGTGGTCCAGCCCTCGTTGCGGAGGAAGCGGGCGAGGCGGTCGCGCAGGGAGTCCGCGAGGTCCGGCCGGTCCTCGAGCAGCGTCGCGTGGTCGCGGTCGGAGACGTGCACCGAGTAGTACGAGGGGGCGAACAGGGTGCCGGCGGAGTCCTCCATGAGGGCGTCCTCCGCCTCCTGCTTGAGGAGTTCGTCGATCTCCGCGGGGACGACCTCGCCGCCGAAGACCCGCGCGAAGCCGTTGTCGAGGCCACGCTGGAGGGAACTGTCGAGTTTACGGAAACGCCCGAAGAGGTCCATGGGGGTGCCTTGCCTTTCTTCTCGGTTCCCGGGTGAGGCCGGGACTCTGCGGTCCGGTGCGCCTCCGCCGGGGTCTCCGACGGGAGGGACCGGGCGGGGCGGGCGCCTGCGGCGCGGGTCCGGTGCGCCGGGCCGGTGAGACCGGTCCGGTCACGCCTGACCGTGCGTTCTGCAGCGCAGGTGCGCCGATCTTTCCTGGTCACGGTGGGGTTCCGTCCGGTTGACGGTGCCACGGGCAGGGCGGGCGGGAGGGCGTGCGAGGTGGCTTCCGCGCATCCCCCGTGCGGTCCGGCCCTGAGGGTTGCGGACCATTATAGAGCCTGAACCAGCATAAAGAAGTCCCGGCGTGATCCCTGTGGATCCGCCGGGGCCTCGCGTGGGGCCGGCTGTGGGCCGCGTGTGCGCAGCGTGCGGGCCTGGTGAGGGGGCTGGTCCGGGTGCCGGTCCGGGTGCTGCGACGGGCCCGGTCGCGCGGGCCGGTCGGAGTCGGTCGGGGTCGCGGTCGGTGTCCGGGCCGGTGACGGCCGGTGTCCCGGGAGGGGTCCCGGGCCGCGCGCGGGGAGGGGGCGCGCAGGTGCGCCAGGGGGACGACGCCGTCCTCCGCCGCGGTGACGTGCACGTTTGGTCCGGTTCTGCGGGAGTGTTAGCATGGTCGGGCACTGCACACAGCGTGTGCGTGTAGCCGTGTGTGAGCGACGGCGTCCGCGGACCGCGGACGGCGGCGCACAGGACACGGAACGTCACGGGCGAGTGGCGGAATGGCAGACGCGCTGGCTTCAGGTGCCAGTGTCCCTTTGGGACGTGGGGGTTCAAGTCCCCCTTCGCCCACAGTGAGCGGCCGGGTGGCCGCCGGGAGAACCGGGTCGGGAATTCGAGAGAGTTCCCGGCCCGGTTTTCTCGTGTGCGCTCGTGGTGTGTGCTCGTCGTGTGCGCGCGCGGGGCGGCGCGCCGCCGGTGTGCGGTCGGGCAGTGCGGCGCGCGGCCGGCGCGCGCCAGGTCCGGCCGGCGCGTCCGTCAGCGCCCGTCGGCCCCCGCGACCGCGGTGGCCCCGGCGCTGCCCGCGTCGGACCCCGAACCGGACCCCTCACCGGTCCCGACCCCCGCACCGGTCCCGGCCTCCGGGGCCACGTACCGGTCCTTCGTCCGGATCGCGACGAGGCAGATCACCCCGCACACCACGGACACGACCGCGCCGGTGACGAGGATCGCGTCGAGCCCGGACATGAACGCCTCCGTCACCTCGCGGAGGCGGGGCTCCGGCAGGACGCCGCGCAGCACGTCGACGCGACCCGCCGTCGCGGCCTCCCGGACGGGGGCGGGGGCCCACGTCAGCGCGTCGACGTGGGCGGTGAGGATCGCGCCGAACACCGCGACGCCGGCGGCGGTGCCGAGGGGGAAGGCGCTGTTCGCGGCACCGGTCGCCGCGCCGGACCGGGACGCGGGCACGACGGCGACGGCGATGCCCATCATGTGGGGCATGGCCAGCCCCGCGCCGATGCCCGTGACGAGGAGCGGGCCGACCGCGGCGCGCCACGTCGAGTCCGGCCCGAGGGCGAGGGCCGCCCACAGGAGGCCGACGGCGGTGACGACCATCGCGACCCCCGTGACGATGTTGACCTTCCCCGTCTTCTCGAGGGCCGACGACGGCGCGGCGACGACGACCATCGGCATCGCGAGGGCGAGGAGGACCAGCCCGACGCCGACCGGGGAGAGCGCCTGGATGCCGGACAGCCAGAAGATGAGGTACGTGAGCAGGCCGAACGTCACGAGGCGGCCGGTGAAGGACAGGATGATCGCCGCGGTGAACGACGGCACGGCGAAGAGGCGGAGGTCGAGCAGGGCGTCCCCGCCGGCGCGCAGCTGGACGACGGCGAACACGGCGAGGAGGACGACGGCGACGGCGATCGCGCCGAGGACCCGCGGGTGCGTCCAGCCGTCCTCGGGGCCGGTGATGAGGGCGTAGTTCGCACCGAAGAGGCCGACGGCGACGAGCGCGGTGGAGACCCAGTCGCGCCCGGTGGACTGGCGTGGTGCGGTCGTCTTATTCGGGGCGACGATCCCCATGACGACGACGGCGATGAGGCTCACCGGGACGTTGACGGCGAAGATCCAGCGCCAGCCTCCGCCGCCGACGAGGAGCCCGCCGACGAGCGGGCCGAGGGCGGCCGCCGCCGCGCCCGCGGCCATGAAGGCGCCGACGGCGCGGGAGCGGGCGGCGTCGTCCCCCTCGTGCGTGTCGGCGATGAGGGGCATGCAGGTGCCGAAGACGAGGGTCGCGCCGACGGCCTGGCACACCCGGCCGGCGATGAGCGTGCCCGAGGACCCGGACAGCGCGCAGAGCAGGGACGATGCCGCGAAGATGAGGTGTCCGAGCATGAACAGGCGGTGGCGCGGCATGCGGTCGGACAGCGCGCCGACGCCGAGGAGGAGCGCGGCGAAGACGAGGACGTAGGCGTTGACGATCCACTGGGCGTCCTCGAGGCCGGCGGAGAACTCCCGGGTGATGTCCGGGAGGGCGATGGTGACGACGGTCATGTCGAGTGTCATGAGCGCCGCGGAGAGGGCGACGACGGCGGTGAGCCAACGGGGTTTCACGGGTGTCTCCTGACGGGCCGGCGGGGGTGGTCACCCCCGGATGTGAACGGTAATTATGATTGACAGGACTGTATCACTCCTGACAAAAAGAGTTCAGTCCGTCGAACTCTGTGTGCAGGGCGCACGCGGGATCCGCGGCCCGGAACGGCCTGACGAGGGCTAACGGCGGTCGCCGGGACGGGCCGGGCGGCGTGACGCCCGGGGGCCATCGTAATGACTGTCATTACCAACACTGGGTTAGGCTGTCCCGAGACCCAGACCCGACCCCCCGGAGGACCACGGTGCAGTCACGCCGATCCACGCCCGCCCGCGGCACCAGCCACACCCCCCGCACGCACACCCGCCGTGCCGCCACCACACCCGGCGGACCCGGCGGACCCGGCGGCACGGGCGGACCCGGCGGCCCGGGCGGCACGGACGCCGACACCCGGGACCGCGGCACCCGCCCGCTCACCGGCACGCAGCGGGCCTACCTCACCGGCCGCGCGGACGACCAGCTGCACGGCGGCGTGGACTGCCTCGCCCTCTTCGAGTTCACCGGCGCGCCGGTCGACCCCGACCGGATG
The sequence above is drawn from the Corynebacterium bovis DSM 20582 = CIP 54.80 genome and encodes:
- a CDS encoding MFS transporter, with amino-acid sequence MKPRWLTAVVALSAALMTLDMTVVTIALPDITREFSAGLEDAQWIVNAYVLVFAALLLGVGALSDRMPRHRLFMLGHLIFAASSLLCALSGSSGTLIAGRVCQAVGATLVFGTCMPLIADTHEGDDAARSRAVGAFMAAGAAAAALGPLVGGLLVGGGGWRWIFAVNVPVSLIAVVVMGIVAPNKTTAPRQSTGRDWVSTALVAVGLFGANYALITGPEDGWTHPRVLGAIAVAVVLLAVFAVVQLRAGGDALLDLRLFAVPSFTAAIILSFTGRLVTFGLLTYLIFWLSGIQALSPVGVGLVLLALAMPMVVVAAPSSALEKTGKVNIVTGVAMVVTAVGLLWAALALGPDSTWRAAVGPLLVTGIGAGLAMPHMMGIAVAVVPASRSGAATGAANSAFPLGTAAGVAVFGAILTAHVDALTWAPAPVREAATAGRVDVLRGVLPEPRLREVTEAFMSGLDAILVTGAVVSVVCGVICLVAIRTKDRYVAPEAGTGAGVGTGEGSGSGSDAGSAGATAVAGADGR
- a CDS encoding PP2C family protein-serine/threonine phosphatase encodes the protein MTLTLNYAAASDVGLVRTNNEDSAFAGQRLLALADGMGGHAAGEVASQLLISALAHLEEDAPGSRLLTRLAEATDEGNRAIAAYVEEHPSQEGMGCTLTALLFDGDRLGLCHVGDSRAYLLRDGELTQITKDDTFVQSLVDDGKLDPEDVSSHPQRSLILKALTGRAVEPTLSVREAREGDRYLLCSDGLSDPVSRDTIKEILDQGTPAEVSRRLIEIALRGGGPDNVTVVVADVVDAATPGLPADPVLSGAVNLDAPEIPRPDTAASRAVGFRVLTRAANASHGTSAHSTSGAGPTLTPGAAAGSAPAPGGGTTPSSAGTPGPASAPGAGDATPGGAAAAGAAGAAATDPATDPATTPAGGAAGAAHPLGAAGAAGTAGAAGTVPGQPDEPADGQTAARPGRRRRPARRPAGRRGRRGASRGADATVAGAGVAAGHDGADLHAGGDTGATRPRRRGLWVTLAVVVVLLVAAGAGGWYAYQRIGDTYYVTTDGDRIVVDNGVPGSVLGVSLHSRSKDVCLTPTAQVRLLDPGSDSSCHRFTTRDLTPAARGTLEGLPQDSFDAVQGQIQRLAGQTLPACVTRERTAPGAAGDRGDRPGAPAATSAPATPGAAPSAPATPSAAPRTGDADPEDLTTPGVSCREVS
- a CDS encoding FHA domain-containing protein FhaB/FipA; the encoded protein is MQTTVLLLAKIGLLVLLWFFVWMTLRALRADANRASGLRAAADPVPPVVAAGGVPAGQPAGRSRLGRGLRRAPAPRSLTLTTGPLAGTTLDLEGYREVTIGRSAACTLVVEDDFASASHARLSNTGSGWYVEDLDSRNGTFLDGLRIDQPESLSAGQEIRIGQTHVRMEA
- a CDS encoding DUF3662 and FHA domain-containing protein produces the protein MDLFGRFRKLDSSLQRGLDNGFARVFGGEVVPAEIDELLKQEAEDALMEDSAGTLFAPSYYSVHVSDRDHATLLEDRPDLADSLRDRLARFLRNEGWTTDEVVAVDIVRDSSLHTGQLKAVSHFRRPVAPGGADGADSADSADGAAGGYAAGGGAGADHWDPAPAADGQVEWPHRAGPARRSVAGKEYDAPSPEHEPDHAAGQRPDTGGARDGSAADVAGAAGASAALGSVVNPGHGTGLSRDGRDDRSAAPADGWPEPRRDSEPQERPDPLPHPGETAYPQARTPEDVNPDDTTTEPPYTPHSYPGTEVVTHSNMPDPVSGGAGRRGHGAHAEDGAEGADRDPAVPEAQVSLHLRDGSDRTFVLRHGSNLVGRGNAVDLRIPDTGVSRQHADITWDGYDAVLTDLQSTNGTTVNEIPVDNWLLADGDVIAMGHSEIEVRFS